A single region of the Halopiger xanaduensis SH-6 genome encodes:
- a CDS encoding archaea-specific SMC-related protein yields the protein MATQESVPREAQLWARNIGGINETTVELESGVTVLAGQNATNRTSLLQAFMAALGGESASLKADAEEGEVELELDGETYTRQLRRAGNTVVTEGDPYLDDPELAELFAFLLESNPARRAVTTQDDLREIILRPIDTDEIEAEITRLTAEKDEISDELDRLESLKSDLPELERQRTDIETQIEEKRAELEEVKEAIEAAEDESDDQQAESDELEEKLEELRERRSELEDVRFDLETERESLAALREEREDIEAERDELPEADATDQESIDEEIDRLQRQSQSIDGVVSQLQSIVQFNEEMLEGSHPEIRELLAAGDDDASGDGTVTDALLEDDETVRCWTCGSEVQRSEIEETIERLRSLQEEKLSERDEIEERIESLRAERREIEQTERKRERLRERLTDVRNEIERREDRLEELTEQQENLESEIDDLEDEAAELEAEAEPDDDEDGDEESLLELNRRANELEFSLGRLERELETTTEEIEEIESALEDQEELEQRREEIRDELEDLRTRIDRIEREAVESFNEHMDTVLEILEYENIDRIWIERVGQTVREGRRKVEQTAFDLHIVRSTEEGSTYEDTINHLSESEREVTGLIFALAGYLVHEVYEEVPFMLLDSLEAIDSDRIAALVEYFEEHTDFLVVALLPEDAQAIDDRHERIRSI from the coding sequence ATGGCCACTCAGGAGTCCGTACCACGCGAGGCCCAACTCTGGGCCCGAAATATCGGCGGTATCAACGAAACGACGGTCGAACTCGAGTCGGGGGTTACGGTTCTGGCCGGGCAGAACGCAACCAACCGTACATCGCTTCTCCAGGCGTTTATGGCCGCTCTCGGCGGGGAATCTGCGTCACTCAAGGCCGACGCCGAAGAGGGCGAAGTCGAACTCGAACTCGACGGCGAAACGTACACGCGACAGCTTCGACGGGCCGGCAACACCGTCGTCACGGAGGGCGATCCGTACCTCGACGATCCGGAACTCGCCGAACTCTTCGCCTTCCTGCTCGAGTCGAACCCGGCGCGGCGCGCGGTGACGACGCAGGACGACCTCCGTGAGATCATCCTCCGGCCGATCGACACCGACGAGATCGAAGCCGAGATCACCCGGCTGACGGCCGAAAAGGACGAGATCTCCGACGAACTCGACCGCCTCGAGTCGCTCAAGAGCGACCTGCCCGAACTCGAGCGCCAGCGCACGGACATCGAGACCCAGATCGAGGAGAAGCGGGCCGAACTCGAGGAAGTCAAGGAAGCGATCGAGGCGGCCGAAGACGAGTCCGACGACCAGCAGGCCGAGTCCGACGAACTCGAGGAAAAACTCGAGGAGCTGCGCGAGCGCCGATCCGAACTCGAGGACGTCCGGTTCGATCTCGAGACCGAACGGGAGAGTCTCGCGGCGCTGCGCGAGGAGCGCGAAGACATCGAAGCCGAGCGCGACGAGTTGCCCGAGGCCGACGCGACGGATCAGGAGTCCATCGACGAGGAGATCGACCGGCTCCAGCGCCAGTCGCAGTCGATCGACGGCGTCGTGAGCCAGCTGCAGAGCATCGTCCAGTTCAACGAGGAGATGCTCGAGGGCTCCCACCCCGAGATTCGGGAGCTACTCGCCGCGGGCGACGACGATGCGAGCGGCGACGGCACCGTCACCGACGCGCTGCTCGAGGACGACGAGACCGTCCGCTGTTGGACCTGCGGCAGCGAGGTCCAGCGCAGCGAAATCGAGGAGACGATCGAGCGCCTCCGCTCGCTCCAGGAGGAGAAACTGAGCGAGCGCGACGAGATCGAAGAACGGATCGAATCGCTGCGTGCCGAGCGCCGGGAAATCGAACAGACGGAACGCAAACGCGAACGCCTCCGGGAACGGCTGACCGACGTCCGAAACGAGATCGAGCGCCGCGAAGATCGTCTCGAAGAACTGACCGAGCAGCAGGAGAACTTAGAAAGCGAAATCGACGACCTCGAGGACGAGGCGGCGGAGCTCGAAGCCGAGGCCGAACCGGACGACGACGAGGACGGCGACGAGGAGAGCCTGCTGGAACTCAACCGCCGCGCCAACGAACTCGAGTTCTCGCTGGGTCGACTCGAGCGCGAACTCGAGACGACGACCGAAGAGATCGAGGAGATCGAATCGGCCCTTGAGGACCAGGAGGAGCTCGAGCAGCGGCGCGAAGAAATCCGCGACGAACTCGAAGACCTGCGCACGCGCATCGATCGGATCGAGCGCGAGGCCGTCGAGTCCTTCAACGAGCACATGGACACCGTCCTCGAGATCCTCGAGTACGAGAACATCGATCGGATCTGGATCGAACGCGTCGGCCAGACGGTCCGCGAGGGCCGTCGCAAGGTCGAACAGACGGCCTTCGACCTCCACATCGTCCGCAGCACCGAGGAGGGCAGCACCTACGAGGACACGATCAACCACCTGAGCGAGAGCGAACGCGAAGTGACGGGGCTGATCTTCGCGCTCGCGGGCTATCTCGTCCACGAAGTTTACGAAGAAGTCCCGTTCATGCTGCTGGACTCCCTCGAGGCGATCGACTCGGACCGGATCGCCGCCTTGGTCGAGTACTTCGAGGAGCACACTGACTTCCTCGTCGTGGCCCTGCTGCCCGAGGACGCGCAGGCGATCGACGACCGACACGAGCGGATTCGGAGCATCTGA
- a CDS encoding SHOCT domain-containing protein, with protein sequence MAPDRGRHVRARESRRRRGTRGARGRDHDRRLVSVGAGVPLLGEEIAEWAFTEREPERAKQGRDEDAIEELKRRYAAGEIDDAEFERRLDRLVAVDDALAGIFDDGDGGTDRSTDGETGRLDRRSDDETPSATETEETYDRA encoded by the coding sequence GTGGCTCCTGATCGGGGTCGTCACGTTCGCGCTCGTGAGTCTCGTCGGCGCCGCGGGACTCGAGGCGCTCGCGGCCGCGATCACGATCGTCGGCTGGTTTCTGTTGGCGCCGGTGTTCCTCTTCTGGGGGAGGAGATCGCCGAATGGGCGTTTACCGAGCGGGAACCGGAGAGGGCGAAGCAAGGACGTGACGAGGACGCGATCGAGGAACTGAAACGCCGCTACGCTGCAGGCGAGATCGACGACGCGGAATTCGAGCGCCGACTCGATCGGCTAGTCGCAGTCGACGACGCGCTCGCGGGGATCTTCGACGACGGGGATGGGGGTACCGACCGTTCGACCGACGGGGAGACGGGGCGCCTCGATCGGCGGTCGGACGACGAGACGCCGTCCGCGACCGAGACCGAGGAGACGTACGATCGGGCGTAG
- a CDS encoding acyl-CoA dehydrogenase family protein, with translation MLDFVDLEADLDEEERLIRDTAREFVAEQVKPDIGDHFEEGTFPTDLIPEMGELGFYAPNLEGYGSPNVSETAYGLLMQELEAGDSGLRSMASVQGALVMYPIRAYGSEAQKEEWLPVLGEGEAVGCFGLTEPEHGSNPAGMETYAERDGSGYVLNGSKTWITNAPIADLAVVWARDRSSEGEGDDPVRGFLVETDRDGVTTNEIDGKLSMRASITGEIGLHDVHVPEENVLPGVSGMKGPLSCLTQARYGIAWGAVGAARDCFEQAREYALEREQFGGPIGRFQLQQEKLAEMATQITLAQLLAYRLADLKERGDLRPQHVSMAKRNNVRTAREQSKVAREMLGGNGITTDYSPMRHMANMETVYTYEGTHDIHTLILGEELTGLQAYR, from the coding sequence ATGCTCGATTTCGTCGACCTCGAGGCCGACCTCGACGAGGAGGAGCGGCTGATCCGGGACACCGCCCGAGAGTTCGTCGCGGAACAGGTCAAGCCGGACATCGGCGACCACTTCGAGGAGGGGACCTTCCCGACCGACCTCATTCCCGAAATGGGCGAACTCGGCTTCTACGCGCCCAACCTCGAGGGATACGGCTCGCCGAACGTTTCCGAGACGGCCTACGGCCTCCTGATGCAGGAACTCGAGGCGGGCGACTCGGGGCTGCGCTCGATGGCCTCGGTACAGGGTGCGCTCGTCATGTACCCGATCCGCGCCTACGGCAGCGAGGCCCAGAAGGAGGAGTGGCTCCCCGTCCTCGGCGAGGGCGAGGCGGTCGGCTGCTTCGGCTTGACCGAACCCGAACACGGCTCGAATCCGGCCGGGATGGAAACCTACGCGGAGCGCGACGGCTCGGGCTACGTCCTCAACGGCTCGAAAACCTGGATCACGAACGCGCCGATCGCCGACCTCGCCGTCGTCTGGGCGCGGGACCGCTCGAGCGAGGGCGAGGGCGACGACCCGGTTCGGGGCTTCCTCGTCGAGACCGACCGCGACGGCGTTACCACGAACGAAATCGACGGGAAGCTCTCGATGCGGGCGTCGATCACGGGCGAGATCGGACTGCACGACGTCCACGTCCCCGAGGAGAACGTCCTACCGGGGGTTTCGGGGATGAAGGGGCCGCTGTCCTGTCTCACGCAGGCCCGGTACGGCATCGCCTGGGGCGCCGTCGGCGCCGCCCGCGATTGCTTCGAACAAGCCCGCGAGTACGCCCTCGAACGCGAGCAGTTCGGCGGTCCGATCGGTCGGTTCCAGCTGCAACAGGAAAAGCTCGCGGAGATGGCGACCCAGATCACGCTCGCGCAGTTGCTGGCCTACCGGCTCGCCGACCTCAAAGAACGGGGCGACCTGCGGCCCCAGCACGTCTCGATGGCCAAGCGCAACAACGTCCGGACGGCTCGCGAGCAGTCGAAAGTCGCCCGCGAGATGCTGGGCGGCAACGGCATCACGACCGACTACTCACCGATGCGCCACATGGCGAACATGGAGACGGTCTACACGTACGAAGGAACCCACGACATCCACACGCTGATCCTCGGGGAGGAGCTGACCGGTTTACAGGCGTACCGGTAA
- a CDS encoding FAD-binding and (Fe-S)-binding domain-containing protein — MSLEPSADPAADRRANYDYRSDDVDRPALVDDLERLVDCEVRADSYSRQLYATDASAYEVTPIAVAFPESTADVAGILEYCAERRIPVLPRGGGTSLAGQTVNRAVVLDFTRHMNEILEIDPEDRTATVQPGTILGTLNEALSPHDVKFAPDPAWGDKSAIGGAIGNNSTGSHSLKYGKTDAYIESAEVVLADGTVTEFGEVTLEEIDARADPDGDLEGRIYAEVNRILEEESDLIEETYPDLKRNVSGYNLDRLVAEARGEELPGGEDTGEPGTVNLARLLAGSEGTLAIVTEVTVSLEPVPETKAVSLLCYRDLHEAMEDVTAILEHDPAAVEVLDDVLIDLARGTAEFGPVTEILPDGTNAVLLVEFYAEDTDHGREQVAGLLADRCPDATAEGEPADDAPRTDAETLAIDALEAYDEAERAKLWKLRKSGLPILLSRTTDEKHISFIEDTAIPPAKLPEFVEGFEEILEDHDTYASFYAHAGPGVLHVRPLVNTKTDVGLEQLYGIADDVTDLVVELGGSVSGEHGDGRARTQWNRKLYGEQLWETFQDLKTAFDPDWILNPGQVVFREEHPTDLREHLRFDSDYEFEAGFEPALEWDNDNGMQGMVELCHGCGGCRGQQSTTGGVMCPTYRASREEITATRGRVNALRQAMSGNLEPEEAFSDEFVEEVMGLCIGCKGCSIDCPSEVDMAKLKAEVTHEYHRRNGATLRDRLFANVATLSKLGSRFAPLSNLASKVPGARKLLEATVGIDSDRPLPTFAQTTFRDWFEHRGGCRIPEVEADRKAILYPDTYTNYSYPEAGKAAVRVLEAAGVHVALPDDPDLCDTGRPAFSKGFLEQARETAVENVEALAPRVADGWDVVVIEPSDAVMFQSDYLDLLDDEAAETLASGTYGVCEYLDTFRLDEEIAFDAPAEALTYHGHCHQKSTAKDHHAVGVLRRAGYAVDPLDSGCCGMAGSFGYEAEHASMSDAIADILYEQVTESNGDRVVAPGASCRTQLEHRPTADEKPPTPIEAVAEALE, encoded by the coding sequence ATGTCGCTGGAGCCGAGCGCCGATCCGGCCGCCGATCGGCGAGCGAACTACGATTACCGGAGCGACGACGTCGATCGTCCGGCGCTGGTCGACGACCTGGAACGGCTCGTCGACTGCGAGGTACGGGCCGACTCCTACTCGCGCCAGCTGTACGCGACCGACGCGAGCGCCTACGAGGTGACGCCGATCGCCGTCGCCTTCCCCGAGTCGACGGCCGACGTCGCCGGCATTCTCGAGTACTGCGCCGAGCGACGAATCCCGGTGCTTCCGCGGGGCGGGGGAACGAGCCTGGCGGGCCAGACGGTCAACCGCGCCGTCGTGCTCGATTTCACCCGGCACATGAACGAGATCCTCGAGATCGATCCCGAGGACCGGACGGCGACCGTCCAGCCCGGGACGATCCTCGGGACGCTCAACGAGGCGCTTTCGCCCCACGACGTCAAGTTCGCGCCCGACCCCGCGTGGGGCGACAAGAGCGCCATCGGCGGCGCCATCGGGAACAACTCGACGGGGTCGCACTCCCTGAAGTACGGAAAGACGGACGCCTACATCGAGTCCGCGGAGGTCGTCCTCGCCGACGGCACCGTCACCGAGTTCGGCGAGGTCACGCTCGAGGAAATCGACGCCCGCGCCGATCCCGACGGTGACCTCGAGGGGCGGATCTACGCCGAAGTGAACCGGATCCTCGAGGAGGAATCCGACCTGATCGAGGAAACGTATCCCGATCTGAAGCGCAACGTGTCGGGATACAACCTCGATCGGCTGGTTGCCGAAGCCCGCGGTGAAGAACTGCCGGGCGGCGAAGATACCGGCGAACCGGGCACTGTTAATCTTGCGCGCCTGCTGGCCGGCAGCGAGGGCACGCTGGCGATCGTCACCGAGGTCACCGTCTCCCTCGAGCCGGTGCCCGAGACGAAGGCCGTCTCCCTGCTCTGTTACCGCGACCTCCACGAGGCGATGGAAGACGTCACGGCGATCCTCGAGCACGATCCCGCGGCGGTTGAGGTCCTCGACGACGTGCTGATCGACCTCGCGCGCGGGACCGCAGAGTTCGGCCCCGTCACCGAAATTCTGCCCGACGGAACCAACGCCGTCCTGCTCGTGGAGTTCTACGCGGAGGATACTGACCACGGCCGCGAGCAGGTGGCGGGGCTGCTGGCTGATCGCTGTCCTGACGCGACCGCCGAAGGTGAACCCGCGGACGACGCGCCACGCACCGACGCCGAAACGCTCGCGATCGACGCGCTCGAGGCCTACGACGAGGCCGAGCGTGCGAAGCTCTGGAAGCTCCGCAAGTCGGGCCTTCCAATCTTGCTCTCGCGGACGACCGACGAGAAGCACATCTCCTTCATCGAGGACACGGCGATCCCGCCCGCGAAGCTGCCGGAGTTCGTCGAGGGGTTCGAGGAAATCCTCGAGGACCACGACACCTACGCCAGCTTCTACGCCCACGCCGGCCCCGGCGTGCTCCACGTCCGGCCGCTCGTGAACACGAAGACCGACGTGGGCCTCGAGCAGCTGTACGGCATCGCGGACGACGTGACCGACCTCGTGGTCGAGTTGGGGGGGAGCGTCTCGGGCGAGCACGGCGACGGCCGGGCCCGAACCCAGTGGAACCGCAAGCTCTACGGCGAACAGCTGTGGGAAACCTTCCAGGACCTCAAAACCGCGTTCGACCCCGACTGGATCCTGAACCCGGGTCAGGTCGTCTTCCGCGAGGAGCACCCGACCGACCTGCGCGAGCACCTCCGGTTCGATTCCGATTACGAGTTCGAGGCCGGTTTCGAACCCGCGCTCGAGTGGGACAACGACAACGGCATGCAGGGCATGGTCGAGCTCTGTCACGGCTGCGGCGGCTGTCGCGGCCAGCAGTCCACGACCGGCGGCGTGATGTGCCCCACGTATCGGGCGAGCCGGGAGGAGATCACGGCCACTCGCGGCCGGGTGAACGCGCTCCGGCAGGCGATGAGCGGCAACTTAGAGCCCGAGGAAGCGTTCAGCGACGAGTTCGTCGAAGAGGTGATGGGGCTGTGTATCGGTTGCAAGGGCTGTTCGATCGACTGCCCGAGCGAGGTCGACATGGCGAAGCTCAAGGCCGAAGTGACCCACGAGTACCACCGGCGCAACGGCGCGACGCTCCGGGATCGACTCTTCGCCAACGTCGCGACGCTCTCGAAACTGGGGAGTCGGTTCGCACCGCTCTCGAACCTCGCGTCGAAGGTACCGGGCGCGCGCAAACTCCTCGAGGCGACGGTCGGGATCGATTCGGATCGGCCACTCCCGACTTTCGCGCAGACGACGTTCCGCGACTGGTTTGAACATCGAGGTGGGTGTCGGATTCCGGAAGTCGAAGCGGACCGCAAGGCGATCCTCTACCCCGACACCTACACCAACTACAGCTATCCCGAGGCCGGCAAGGCCGCAGTTCGGGTGCTCGAGGCCGCGGGCGTGCACGTCGCGCTGCCCGACGATCCGGACCTGTGCGATACCGGCCGCCCGGCGTTCTCGAAGGGCTTCCTCGAGCAGGCCCGCGAGACGGCAGTCGAGAACGTCGAGGCGCTCGCGCCGCGGGTCGCGGACGGCTGGGACGTCGTCGTTATCGAACCCTCTGACGCGGTCATGTTCCAGTCGGACTACCTCGACCTGCTCGACGACGAGGCGGCCGAAACCCTCGCGAGCGGGACCTACGGCGTCTGCGAGTACCTCGATACCTTCCGACTGGACGAGGAAATCGCGTTTGACGCGCCCGCGGAGGCGCTGACCTACCACGGCCACTGCCACCAGAAGTCGACGGCTAAGGACCACCACGCGGTCGGCGTCCTCCGACGCGCGGGATACGCCGTCGACCCGCTCGACTCCGGGTGCTGCGGGATGGCCGGCTCGTTCGGCTACGAAGCCGAACACGCCTCGATGAGCGACGCGATTGCCGACATTCTCTACGAGCAGGTTACGGAGAGCAACGGCGACCGAGTCGTCGCCCCCGGCGCCTCGTGTCGCACCCAACTCGAGCACCGCCCGACGGCCGACGAGAAGCCGCCGACGCCGATCGAGGCGGTCGCCGAGGCGCTCGAGTAA
- a CDS encoding anthranilate phosphoribosyltransferase encodes MTQTTQEFGEWPLKRLLTEVVGSGPKSAEDMTREQAREALQRIFAGEPDETTLGAFWLANRWKRNNPEELAAYADVMREESVITAEPNANPVDCGANYDGKHTSALLGVGAGVVAAAAGTPIVVHSGDRVPTQKETAYKHVLEELGVRTELEPAESADMVDETGFGFYYQPAFNPAVHDLLDRRDQMGVRTFINTIETVANPANADVHLGSFYHLAFAKKLTDLIRESDELEYSRAIFFQGMEGYDDIRPGYTKVAEWNEGEDLEDYEIETAEYGMEMENEDLEVENVAAESAAITEEVLAGEREDDFADAIALNGALRMYARQDVDTLEDGLERAREVIADGSAEAVLEELREF; translated from the coding sequence ATGACTCAGACGACGCAGGAGTTCGGCGAGTGGCCGCTCAAGCGGCTGCTGACCGAGGTGGTCGGCTCCGGTCCCAAGTCCGCGGAGGACATGACCCGCGAGCAGGCGCGCGAAGCCCTACAGCGTATCTTCGCCGGCGAACCGGACGAGACGACGCTTGGCGCGTTCTGGCTGGCGAATCGCTGGAAGCGAAACAATCCCGAGGAGCTGGCGGCCTACGCCGACGTCATGCGCGAGGAGTCGGTCATTACGGCCGAGCCGAACGCCAACCCGGTCGACTGCGGCGCGAACTACGACGGGAAGCACACCTCCGCCCTGCTCGGCGTCGGCGCGGGCGTCGTCGCCGCCGCCGCGGGGACGCCGATCGTCGTCCACTCCGGGGATCGGGTTCCGACGCAGAAGGAAACGGCGTACAAGCACGTCCTCGAGGAACTCGGCGTTCGGACCGAGCTCGAGCCCGCGGAAAGCGCCGACATGGTCGACGAGACCGGCTTCGGCTTCTACTACCAGCCCGCGTTCAACCCCGCCGTCCACGACCTGCTCGACCGCCGGGATCAGATGGGCGTGCGCACGTTCATCAACACGATCGAGACCGTTGCCAACCCCGCGAACGCCGACGTCCACCTAGGCTCGTTCTACCACCTCGCGTTCGCGAAGAAGCTGACCGATCTCATCCGGGAGAGCGACGAACTCGAGTACTCGCGAGCGATCTTCTTCCAGGGAATGGAAGGCTACGACGACATCCGGCCCGGCTACACGAAGGTTGCCGAGTGGAACGAGGGCGAAGACCTCGAGGACTACGAGATCGAGACCGCCGAGTACGGGATGGAGATGGAAAACGAGGATCTCGAGGTCGAGAACGTCGCCGCCGAATCGGCGGCGATCACCGAGGAGGTGCTGGCCGGCGAGCGCGAGGACGATTTCGCCGACGCCATCGCGTTAAACGGCGCGCTCCGCATGTACGCCCGGCAGGACGTCGACACGCTCGAGGACGGCCTCGAGCGGGCTCGCGAGGTTATCGCGGACGGCAGCGCCGAAGCGGTGCTCGAGGAGCTGCGCGAGTTCTGA
- a CDS encoding FxsA family protein → MLRWILALLLIPFLDAVLLGFLVTQFGGFTWVGMVLLVVLTGLVGMLLVRAEGRRTIGKMQRSLAQGKPPTNELLDGGLLIAAGAFLLTPGLVTDLIGFLLAVPLTRVPIRALLKRYVIVPYADKKTGGFASGGVWTFGFPNDGQGQGQGTPGQGSPGNGPGGPGTGGSSGADGTYDLGSDSYTVDTDEPSSGDGTRIDIGDDESEESNDGDGFSR, encoded by the coding sequence ATGCTCCGGTGGATCTTGGCGCTGTTGCTCATCCCGTTCCTCGACGCGGTGTTGCTCGGGTTCCTCGTCACTCAGTTTGGCGGGTTCACGTGGGTCGGGATGGTCCTGCTCGTCGTCCTGACGGGGCTCGTAGGCATGCTCCTCGTTCGCGCCGAAGGCCGACGGACGATCGGGAAGATGCAACGCTCGCTGGCACAGGGGAAGCCGCCGACGAACGAACTGCTCGACGGCGGGCTCCTGATCGCCGCCGGAGCGTTCCTGCTGACCCCCGGACTGGTCACGGACCTCATCGGGTTCCTGCTCGCCGTCCCGCTCACTCGAGTGCCGATCCGCGCCCTGCTCAAGCGCTACGTGATCGTCCCCTACGCGGACAAGAAGACGGGCGGGTTCGCGAGCGGCGGCGTCTGGACCTTCGGGTTCCCGAACGACGGGCAAGGGCAGGGCCAGGGGACTCCCGGCCAGGGCTCGCCTGGAAACGGACCCGGCGGACCCGGTACCGGCGGCTCGAGCGGCGCAGACGGCACCTACGACCTCGGGAGCGACTCATACACCGTCGACACCGACGAGCCCTCGAGCGGGGACGGCACCCGGATCGATATCGGGGACGACGAGAGCGAGGAATCGAACGACGGCGACGGGTTCTCTCGGTAG